The proteins below come from a single Corylus avellana chromosome ca3, CavTom2PMs-1.0 genomic window:
- the LOC132174565 gene encoding WRKY transcription factor 6-like, whose amino-acid sequence MAEGRFSIGKELINGNPILNCGEDEHLYPAGSSIDGNPMVKEMDFFAADNNSSKEKVCAGDGVVHDLELNTRLNLSTNTSGAKSNVDDHHHERGTISYNINGNKRKVNELIHVQAELKQMHVENKRLRDMLNQMNNNYNGLKMHLVTLMQIRNAKTEKDHEMINAAVEKNHAVGDIFSSKEIIQMGLDKSDVAIGDISATTGRERSPDHQAIVQGRVANKVPKFGTSGDLDQHSETVSSLIRKARVSVRARSDAYMISDGCHWRKYGQKMAKGSPFPRAYYRCTMGSSCPVRKQVQRCAEDRSILITTYEGRHNHPLPPAAEPMVSTTSAAASMLLSGPMPSADHLLMNSSNNILPRNNALNFATLSTSAPFPTITLDLTQSHNSSDHQFQRETRGQIITFPQVFGQSLHNQYSNYLGLHGSQGMVAPNRMQNADAVSSATAAITANPNFTAALAAAIASIIDNTITRNSSDNNA is encoded by the exons atggccGAAGGACGATTCTCCATTGGCAAGGAGCTCATCAATGGCAACCCAATTCTCAACTGTGGAGAAGATGAGCATCTTTATCCTGCAGGGAGCTCCATTGATGGGAATCCAATGGTCAAGGAGATGGACTTCTTTGCCGCCGACAACAATTCTTCCAAGGAGAAAGTTTGTGCAGGTGATGGGGTTGTGCATGATTTGGAACTTAAC actCGTCTAAATCTTAGCACAAACACTAGTGGCGCCAAATCAAATGTGGATGATCATCATCATGAGCGTGGAACAATATCATACAACATTAATGGTAACAAGCGAAAAGTAAATGAG TTGATACATGTGCAGGCAGAACTGAAGCAGATGCATGTGGAAAATAAACGCTTAAGAGATATGCTTAATCAGATGAACAATAACTACAATGGCCTCAAAATGCATCTTGTCACACTGATGCAGATTCGAAACGCCAAAACCGAAAAAGATCATGAG ATGATTAATGCAGCAGTTGAGAAAAATCATGCTGTAGGAGATATTTTCAGTAGTAAAGAAATTATTCAGATGGGTCTGGATAAGAGTGATGTCGCGATCGGGGATATTAGTGCAACAACTGGGAGAGAGAGGAGCCCAGATCACCAAGCAATTGTTCAAGGGCGGGTTGCTAACAAAGTCCCTAAATTTGGAACTTCCGGGGATTTAGATCAACACTCGGAAACGGTGTCGTCGTTGATCAGAAAAGCTCGAGTATCAGTTCGAGCCCGATCAGATGCATACATG ATTTCTGACGGGTGCCATTGGAGAAAGTATGGGCAGAAGATGGCAAAAGGAAGCCCATTTCCTCGAGCATATTATCGTTGCACCATGGGATCTAGTTGTCCAGTTCGCAAacaa gTACAAAGGTGTGCAGAAGACCGGTCGATTCTCATAACCACTTACGAAGGTCGTCACAACCATCCGCTTCCTCCGGCGGCGGAGCCAATGGTATCCACCACATCGGCGGCCGCATCGATGCTGCTTTCAGGGCCAATGCCTAGTGCAGATCATTTGTTGATGAATTCATCAAACAATATCCTACCAAGAAATAATGCACTAAATTTCGCAACACTTTCAACTTCCGCGCCATTTCCTACTATTACATTGGACCTCACGCAATCTCATAATTCCTCTGATCATCAGTTCCAAAGGGAAACACGAGGCCAAATTATTACATTCCCACAAGTTTTTGGTCAAAGCCTTCACAACCAATATTCAAACTATTTAGGCCTTCATGGCTCTCAGGGAATGGTTGCACCCAATCGGATGCAGAACGCGGACGCAGTCAGTTCGGCGACGGCTGCCATCACAGCAAACCCCAACTTCACTGCTGCACTGGCGGCGGCTATTGCCTCTATCATTGACAATACTATTACAAGAAACAGCAGTGACAACAATGCGTGA
- the LOC132173851 gene encoding uncharacterized protein LOC132173851 isoform X1: protein MDLVVVGRHTLLFDDDATAAFINSSDALVEWNSLSIDRYDVRHLLSNPPPPRKPRRHQSDDPSLESELDHERYLDLPSSSGDEHEQDLQDGAKPVDAGGYRAVAFSYGNTDESTEEKNNDADFGFHPPFQVPESLLQNLPSTEKVHQIIARTAMFVSEHGGQSEIVLRVKQGDNPAFGFLMPNHHLHAYFRFLVDHQELLKPDSGGKSLVEKDNAESGLNQIGGALSILGSVYGSAEDEDGATEDVHESKRNESEEAVDVGNATVSHGSEQADSPVNVAGKDKVVAKGSDSILKEKSPIIKRNRFISTVGTTSGIKKEGDALSALSSAGDKSQASLPSMSKVEPPIVEPSSDLKRVVDKIVEFILRNGKDFEAVLVEQDKKHGRFPFLLPSNQYHPYYLKVLKEAQESKLPGKGSVSEKHDSMGHGVDKKTALSKEGDTLSGESAGHDIPYNYDRKEKFKMKLGKSKKDGQDPPSKATEPQIDAVSAAAILQAATRGIKNPSFEFFPKTSSNGIGHGPSTEDGHTSSFGSLHSSQAPSSTSKPDPSVSVPVAKAIAETAAIAAASEADSSEACLTREQQLKAERLKRAKMFAVMIKGGAAPVKIEPSRGFSAEPLGSGISGSGAEVENFVGKEREGSSVPMDVDSPNKNEKSEKKISVDEYNERRSKRSYRSRSKRQEEEEVEKGGGEEEEDKRSHKHSRKKHRLHRSSHRSRDRHKHRKRHSPSEVSDSRHHQKYYDDSFDDEYRHSRRRQKHDTPSDDEYRHSRHRHRHDSSSDDEHRHSRRQHKHHSSDNGLEHRSRSAKNGKSQSEKEVDLEEGEILTRSDQSKASQGDGASREASVELSKSYQDGRAPSQQPSETTEVSDDLRAKIRAMLMATL, encoded by the exons ATGGATCTGGTGGTGGTGGGGCGCCACACTCTGCTCTTCGACGACGACGCCACCGCCGCCTTTATAAACTCGAGCGACGCGCTCGTCGAGTGGAACTCGCTCTCCATCGACCGCTACGACGTTCGCCACCTCCTCTCCAATCCTCCGCCGCCACGTAAGCCCCGCCGCCACCAATCCGACGATCCCTCGCTCGAGTCGGAGCTCGATCACGAACGTTACCTCGATTTACCCTCATCTTCTGGTGATGAACACGAGCAAG ATTTACAAGATGGTGCCAAACCGGTGGATGCTGGTGGCTATCGTGCTGTTGCATTTTCATATGGGAACACTGATGAGTCGActgaggaaaagaataatgacGCTGATTTTGGTTTTCATCCACCCTTTCAAGTACCGGAGAGCTTACTTCAAAACCTA ccaTCAACAGAGAAGGTACATCAGATCATTGCAAGAACTGCTATGTTTGTTAGTGAACATGGTGGGCAGTCAGAAATTGTTTTGAGGGTCAAACAGGGGGACAACCCagcatttgggtttttgatgCCTAATCATCATCTCCATGCCTACTTTCGGTTTCTTGTTGATCACCAAGAACTTCTCAAGCCTGACAGTGGTGGCAAATCTCTAGTAGAAAAGGACAATGCTGAGAGTGGGCTCAATCAGATTGGTGGTGCTTTGTCTATTCTTGGTTCTGTATACGGGTCTGCAGAGGATGAGGATGGTGCAACTGAGGATGTTCATGAATCTAAGAGAAATGAATCTGAGGAAGCCGTTGATGTTGGTAATGCAACTGTTTCTCATGGATCTGAACAGGCAGATTCTCCTGTTAATGTGGCTGGGAAAGACAAGGTAGTTGCGAAGGGTTCAGATtctattttgaaagaaaaatctcCTATCATAAAACGGAATCGATTCATCAGTACAGTTGGAACTACAAGTGGGATTAAAAAAGAAGGTGATGCCTTGAGTGCACTTTCATCTGCTGGAGACAAGTCACAGGCATCTTTGCCGAGTATGTCCAAGGTTGAACCACCTATTGTGGAGCCTTCATCTGATTTAAAGAGAGTGGTTGACAAGATAGTTGAGTTCATTCTGAGAAATGGTAAAGACTTTGAAGCTGTTCTTGTGGAACAGGATAAAAAACACGGAAGATTTCCATTCCTCCTGCCATCTAATCAATATCATCCTTATTATTTAAAAGTTCTTAAGGAAGCTCAAGAG tctAAGCTACCTGGCAAGGGCTCTGTTTCTGAGAAGCATGATTCAATGGGGCATGGGGTGGACAAGAAAACGGCTCTATCAAAAGAAGGTGATACTCTGTCCGGAGAATCTGCTGGTCATGATATACCATATAATTATGACAGGAAGGAGAAGTTTAAGATGAAACTTGGCAAGTCAAAAAAGGATGGGCAGGATCCGCCTTCCAAAGCCACTGAGCCACAAATTGATGCAGTTTCCGCTGCAGCAATTCTTCAGGCTGCCACAAGGGGCATTAAGAATCCTAGTTTCGAATTTTTTCCTAAGACATCATCAAATGGTATTGGTCATGGCCCTAGCACCGAGGATGGGCATACATCAAGCTTTGGGAGTCTCCATTCATCTCAAGCTCCAAGTTCCACTTCAAAGCCGGATCCAAGTGTTTCTGTCCCTGTTGCCAAGGCTATTGCAGAGACAGCTGCTATTGCAGCTGCAAGTGAGGCCGACTCCTCTGAAGCATGCTTGACAAGAGAGCAGCAGCTGAAGGCGGAGAGATTGAAACGGGCAAAGATGTTTGCAGTCATGATAAAAGGTGGAGCTGCACCAGTGAAAATAGAACCATCGCGTGGCTTTTCAGCAGAACCACTGGGGTCTGGGATTTCTGGATCAGGTGCTgaagttgaaaattttgttggcaAAGAAAGAGAAGGCAGTTCAGTTCCAATGGATGTTGATAGTCCAAATAAGAATGAGAAGTCTGAAAAGAAAATTTCTGTTGATGAGTATAATGAACGGCGATCTAAGAGAAGTTACCGTTCCAGATCTaaaagacaagaagaagaggaagtagagaaaggaggaggagaagaggaggaagatAAGAGGAGTCACAAGCACTCTAGGAAGAAGCACCGATTGCATCGGTCATCACACCGCAGTAGGGACAGGCATAAGCACAGGAAAAGACATTCTCCATCGGAGGTCTCAGATTCTAGACATCATCAGAAGTATTACGATGACTCTTTTGATGACGAGTATAGGCACTCTCGACGTCGGCAAAAGCATGATACTCCCTCCGACGATGAGTACCGGCATTCTCGACACCGTCATAGGCATGATAGCTCCTCCGATGATGAGCATCGGCATTCTCGACGTCAGCATAAGCATCATAGCTCTGATAATGGGCTTGAACACCGAAGCAGATCTGCTAAGAATGGGAAATCTCAATCTGAAAAAGAAGTGGACTTGGAAGAAGGGGAGATCCTTACAAGATCAGATCAATCGAAAGCTAGTCAGGGTGATGGTGCTAGTCGAGAAGCTTCTGTTGAATTATCAAAATCCTATCAAGATGGAAGGGCCCCATCTCAGCAGCCCTCTGAAACCACCGAGGTTTCTGATGATCTTAGAGCCAAAATCCGAGCCATGTTGATGGCAACCTTGTAA
- the LOC132173851 gene encoding uncharacterized protein LOC132173851 isoform X3, whose protein sequence is MFVSEHGGQSEIVLRVKQGDNPAFGFLMPNHHLHAYFRFLVDHQELLKPDSGGKSLVEKDNAESGLNQIGGALSILGSVYGSAEDEDGATEDVHESKRNESEEAVDVGNATVSHGSEQADSPVNVAGKDKVVAKGSDSILKEKSPIIKRNRFISTVGTTSGIKKEGDALSALSSAGDKSQASLPSMSKVEPPIVEPSSDLKRVVDKIVEFILRNGKDFEAVLVEQDKKHGRFPFLLPSNQYHPYYLKVLKEAQESKLPGKGSVSEKHDSMGHGVDKKTALSKEGDTLSGESAGHDIPYNYDRKEKFKMKLGKSKKDGQDPPSKATEPQIDAVSAAAILQAATRGIKNPSFEFFPKTSSNGIGHGPSTEDGHTSSFGSLHSSQAPSSTSKPDPSVSVPVAKAIAETAAIAAASEADSSEACLTREQQLKAERLKRAKMFAVMIKGGAAPVKIEPSRGFSAEPLGSGISGSGAEVENFVGKEREGSSVPMDVDSPNKNEKSEKKISVDEYNERRSKRSYRSRSKRQEEEEVEKGGGEEEEDKRSHKHSRKKHRLHRSSHRSRDRHKHRKRHSPSEVSDSRHHQKYYDDSFDDEYRHSRRRQKHDTPSDDEYRHSRHRHRHDSSSDDEHRHSRRQHKHHSSDNGLEHRSRSAKNGKSQSEKEVDLEEGEILTRSDQSKASQGDGASREASVELSKSYQDGRAPSQQPSETTEVSDDLRAKIRAMLMATL, encoded by the exons ATGTTTGTTAGTGAACATGGTGGGCAGTCAGAAATTGTTTTGAGGGTCAAACAGGGGGACAACCCagcatttgggtttttgatgCCTAATCATCATCTCCATGCCTACTTTCGGTTTCTTGTTGATCACCAAGAACTTCTCAAGCCTGACAGTGGTGGCAAATCTCTAGTAGAAAAGGACAATGCTGAGAGTGGGCTCAATCAGATTGGTGGTGCTTTGTCTATTCTTGGTTCTGTATACGGGTCTGCAGAGGATGAGGATGGTGCAACTGAGGATGTTCATGAATCTAAGAGAAATGAATCTGAGGAAGCCGTTGATGTTGGTAATGCAACTGTTTCTCATGGATCTGAACAGGCAGATTCTCCTGTTAATGTGGCTGGGAAAGACAAGGTAGTTGCGAAGGGTTCAGATtctattttgaaagaaaaatctcCTATCATAAAACGGAATCGATTCATCAGTACAGTTGGAACTACAAGTGGGATTAAAAAAGAAGGTGATGCCTTGAGTGCACTTTCATCTGCTGGAGACAAGTCACAGGCATCTTTGCCGAGTATGTCCAAGGTTGAACCACCTATTGTGGAGCCTTCATCTGATTTAAAGAGAGTGGTTGACAAGATAGTTGAGTTCATTCTGAGAAATGGTAAAGACTTTGAAGCTGTTCTTGTGGAACAGGATAAAAAACACGGAAGATTTCCATTCCTCCTGCCATCTAATCAATATCATCCTTATTATTTAAAAGTTCTTAAGGAAGCTCAAGAG tctAAGCTACCTGGCAAGGGCTCTGTTTCTGAGAAGCATGATTCAATGGGGCATGGGGTGGACAAGAAAACGGCTCTATCAAAAGAAGGTGATACTCTGTCCGGAGAATCTGCTGGTCATGATATACCATATAATTATGACAGGAAGGAGAAGTTTAAGATGAAACTTGGCAAGTCAAAAAAGGATGGGCAGGATCCGCCTTCCAAAGCCACTGAGCCACAAATTGATGCAGTTTCCGCTGCAGCAATTCTTCAGGCTGCCACAAGGGGCATTAAGAATCCTAGTTTCGAATTTTTTCCTAAGACATCATCAAATGGTATTGGTCATGGCCCTAGCACCGAGGATGGGCATACATCAAGCTTTGGGAGTCTCCATTCATCTCAAGCTCCAAGTTCCACTTCAAAGCCGGATCCAAGTGTTTCTGTCCCTGTTGCCAAGGCTATTGCAGAGACAGCTGCTATTGCAGCTGCAAGTGAGGCCGACTCCTCTGAAGCATGCTTGACAAGAGAGCAGCAGCTGAAGGCGGAGAGATTGAAACGGGCAAAGATGTTTGCAGTCATGATAAAAGGTGGAGCTGCACCAGTGAAAATAGAACCATCGCGTGGCTTTTCAGCAGAACCACTGGGGTCTGGGATTTCTGGATCAGGTGCTgaagttgaaaattttgttggcaAAGAAAGAGAAGGCAGTTCAGTTCCAATGGATGTTGATAGTCCAAATAAGAATGAGAAGTCTGAAAAGAAAATTTCTGTTGATGAGTATAATGAACGGCGATCTAAGAGAAGTTACCGTTCCAGATCTaaaagacaagaagaagaggaagtagagaaaggaggaggagaagaggaggaagatAAGAGGAGTCACAAGCACTCTAGGAAGAAGCACCGATTGCATCGGTCATCACACCGCAGTAGGGACAGGCATAAGCACAGGAAAAGACATTCTCCATCGGAGGTCTCAGATTCTAGACATCATCAGAAGTATTACGATGACTCTTTTGATGACGAGTATAGGCACTCTCGACGTCGGCAAAAGCATGATACTCCCTCCGACGATGAGTACCGGCATTCTCGACACCGTCATAGGCATGATAGCTCCTCCGATGATGAGCATCGGCATTCTCGACGTCAGCATAAGCATCATAGCTCTGATAATGGGCTTGAACACCGAAGCAGATCTGCTAAGAATGGGAAATCTCAATCTGAAAAAGAAGTGGACTTGGAAGAAGGGGAGATCCTTACAAGATCAGATCAATCGAAAGCTAGTCAGGGTGATGGTGCTAGTCGAGAAGCTTCTGTTGAATTATCAAAATCCTATCAAGATGGAAGGGCCCCATCTCAGCAGCCCTCTGAAACCACCGAGGTTTCTGATGATCTTAGAGCCAAAATCCGAGCCATGTTGATGGCAACCTTGTAA
- the LOC132173851 gene encoding uncharacterized protein LOC132173851 isoform X2, whose amino-acid sequence MGCAGGIRMIEICYLVRNLFYLTASWMRHIFLEFCFLLFMVIRIYPSTEKVHQIIARTAMFVSEHGGQSEIVLRVKQGDNPAFGFLMPNHHLHAYFRFLVDHQELLKPDSGGKSLVEKDNAESGLNQIGGALSILGSVYGSAEDEDGATEDVHESKRNESEEAVDVGNATVSHGSEQADSPVNVAGKDKVVAKGSDSILKEKSPIIKRNRFISTVGTTSGIKKEGDALSALSSAGDKSQASLPSMSKVEPPIVEPSSDLKRVVDKIVEFILRNGKDFEAVLVEQDKKHGRFPFLLPSNQYHPYYLKVLKEAQESKLPGKGSVSEKHDSMGHGVDKKTALSKEGDTLSGESAGHDIPYNYDRKEKFKMKLGKSKKDGQDPPSKATEPQIDAVSAAAILQAATRGIKNPSFEFFPKTSSNGIGHGPSTEDGHTSSFGSLHSSQAPSSTSKPDPSVSVPVAKAIAETAAIAAASEADSSEACLTREQQLKAERLKRAKMFAVMIKGGAAPVKIEPSRGFSAEPLGSGISGSGAEVENFVGKEREGSSVPMDVDSPNKNEKSEKKISVDEYNERRSKRSYRSRSKRQEEEEVEKGGGEEEEDKRSHKHSRKKHRLHRSSHRSRDRHKHRKRHSPSEVSDSRHHQKYYDDSFDDEYRHSRRRQKHDTPSDDEYRHSRHRHRHDSSSDDEHRHSRRQHKHHSSDNGLEHRSRSAKNGKSQSEKEVDLEEGEILTRSDQSKASQGDGASREASVELSKSYQDGRAPSQQPSETTEVSDDLRAKIRAMLMATL is encoded by the exons ATGGGCTGTGCAGGTGGGATTAGGATGATAGAAATTTGTTACCTTGTCAGGAATCTTTTCTACTTGACAGCAAGTTGGATGAGACATATCTTCCTAGAGTTCTGTTTCTTGCTCTTTATGGTTATCCGTATATAT ccaTCAACAGAGAAGGTACATCAGATCATTGCAAGAACTGCTATGTTTGTTAGTGAACATGGTGGGCAGTCAGAAATTGTTTTGAGGGTCAAACAGGGGGACAACCCagcatttgggtttttgatgCCTAATCATCATCTCCATGCCTACTTTCGGTTTCTTGTTGATCACCAAGAACTTCTCAAGCCTGACAGTGGTGGCAAATCTCTAGTAGAAAAGGACAATGCTGAGAGTGGGCTCAATCAGATTGGTGGTGCTTTGTCTATTCTTGGTTCTGTATACGGGTCTGCAGAGGATGAGGATGGTGCAACTGAGGATGTTCATGAATCTAAGAGAAATGAATCTGAGGAAGCCGTTGATGTTGGTAATGCAACTGTTTCTCATGGATCTGAACAGGCAGATTCTCCTGTTAATGTGGCTGGGAAAGACAAGGTAGTTGCGAAGGGTTCAGATtctattttgaaagaaaaatctcCTATCATAAAACGGAATCGATTCATCAGTACAGTTGGAACTACAAGTGGGATTAAAAAAGAAGGTGATGCCTTGAGTGCACTTTCATCTGCTGGAGACAAGTCACAGGCATCTTTGCCGAGTATGTCCAAGGTTGAACCACCTATTGTGGAGCCTTCATCTGATTTAAAGAGAGTGGTTGACAAGATAGTTGAGTTCATTCTGAGAAATGGTAAAGACTTTGAAGCTGTTCTTGTGGAACAGGATAAAAAACACGGAAGATTTCCATTCCTCCTGCCATCTAATCAATATCATCCTTATTATTTAAAAGTTCTTAAGGAAGCTCAAGAG tctAAGCTACCTGGCAAGGGCTCTGTTTCTGAGAAGCATGATTCAATGGGGCATGGGGTGGACAAGAAAACGGCTCTATCAAAAGAAGGTGATACTCTGTCCGGAGAATCTGCTGGTCATGATATACCATATAATTATGACAGGAAGGAGAAGTTTAAGATGAAACTTGGCAAGTCAAAAAAGGATGGGCAGGATCCGCCTTCCAAAGCCACTGAGCCACAAATTGATGCAGTTTCCGCTGCAGCAATTCTTCAGGCTGCCACAAGGGGCATTAAGAATCCTAGTTTCGAATTTTTTCCTAAGACATCATCAAATGGTATTGGTCATGGCCCTAGCACCGAGGATGGGCATACATCAAGCTTTGGGAGTCTCCATTCATCTCAAGCTCCAAGTTCCACTTCAAAGCCGGATCCAAGTGTTTCTGTCCCTGTTGCCAAGGCTATTGCAGAGACAGCTGCTATTGCAGCTGCAAGTGAGGCCGACTCCTCTGAAGCATGCTTGACAAGAGAGCAGCAGCTGAAGGCGGAGAGATTGAAACGGGCAAAGATGTTTGCAGTCATGATAAAAGGTGGAGCTGCACCAGTGAAAATAGAACCATCGCGTGGCTTTTCAGCAGAACCACTGGGGTCTGGGATTTCTGGATCAGGTGCTgaagttgaaaattttgttggcaAAGAAAGAGAAGGCAGTTCAGTTCCAATGGATGTTGATAGTCCAAATAAGAATGAGAAGTCTGAAAAGAAAATTTCTGTTGATGAGTATAATGAACGGCGATCTAAGAGAAGTTACCGTTCCAGATCTaaaagacaagaagaagaggaagtagagaaaggaggaggagaagaggaggaagatAAGAGGAGTCACAAGCACTCTAGGAAGAAGCACCGATTGCATCGGTCATCACACCGCAGTAGGGACAGGCATAAGCACAGGAAAAGACATTCTCCATCGGAGGTCTCAGATTCTAGACATCATCAGAAGTATTACGATGACTCTTTTGATGACGAGTATAGGCACTCTCGACGTCGGCAAAAGCATGATACTCCCTCCGACGATGAGTACCGGCATTCTCGACACCGTCATAGGCATGATAGCTCCTCCGATGATGAGCATCGGCATTCTCGACGTCAGCATAAGCATCATAGCTCTGATAATGGGCTTGAACACCGAAGCAGATCTGCTAAGAATGGGAAATCTCAATCTGAAAAAGAAGTGGACTTGGAAGAAGGGGAGATCCTTACAAGATCAGATCAATCGAAAGCTAGTCAGGGTGATGGTGCTAGTCGAGAAGCTTCTGTTGAATTATCAAAATCCTATCAAGATGGAAGGGCCCCATCTCAGCAGCCCTCTGAAACCACCGAGGTTTCTGATGATCTTAGAGCCAAAATCCGAGCCATGTTGATGGCAACCTTGTAA